A region of the Pelecanus crispus isolate bPelCri1 chromosome 1, bPelCri1.pri, whole genome shotgun sequence genome:
CAGGACCGGGACTGCTCATACCCAGCTGAGGCTGAGaccctccagcagcccccaagcccccccccccggcagcccccgggcagcccccaaGCCCCACCGGCAGCCCCCGAGACCCCCTCGGCAGCACCTGGACAGCTCCCAAGCCCCACCGGCAGCTCCCGAAAGCCCCCCGGTAGCCCCCGGGCAGCCCGAGCCCCACCAGCAGCCCCTGAGACCcacccccccggcagcccccggaCAGCTCCCAAgccccaccagcagcccccGAGAGCCCCCTGGTAgcccccaggcagcccctgagccccccaccagcagcccccGAGACCCCCCGGTTGCTCCCAGATCCCACGGTAGCCCCCGAGCCTCCCCCCGGGAACCCCCGGTAGCCGCCGAGacacccccagcagcccccgaGACCACCCCTGGCAGCCCCCGCGCCTCACCGGCtacccccgggaccccccccccccggtagCCCCCGAGACCCCCACGGGCAGCCCCCGAAAGCCCCCCAGTAGCCCCCGGGCAGCCGCCAAGACCCCCACCGGTATCCGCCGAggccccccccggcagccgccaAAAGCCCCCTGATAACCCCCGGGCAGTCCCCGAGGCCCCCACCGGCAGCCCCCGAGGCCACCCCCGGTAGCCACCGAGACCCCCCACCTCCGGCAGCCCCCGAgaccccccggcagcccccgagCCTCACCGGCTACCCCCGCGACCCCCCACGGtagcccccgggcagcccccgaGACCCTCATCGGCAGCCCCCAAGCCCCACCGGCAGCCCCCGAAAGCCCCCCCGGCAGCTCCCCCGAGCCCCACCGGCAGCCCCCGCGACCCTCCCCGGTAGCCCCCGGGCAGACCCCAGTAGCCCCACTGGCagccccccaagaccccccgGTAGCCCCACCGGCAGCCCCCGAGACCCCCCGGTAGCCCCACTGGCAGCCCCCGGTAGCCCCACCGGCAGCCCCCAGGACCCTCATCAGCAGCCCCCGAGACCCCCCCGGTAGCCCCTGGGCAGCCGCCGAGACCCCCCCCGGTAGCCGCTgaggccccccccgccccggtagcccccgagcccccccggtAGCCACCGAgacccccgagcccccccggcagcccccaaGCCGGGCGTCCCCCGCTCACCAGAccgcccgggccgcccccggccccgccgccattTCGTGCTTCCCGCCGGGGCGTGACGCGACGTGACGCCAGGCGCGCGCTGACGTCCGTGCGTGCCGACGCCTCCCTGCGTGCCGACGCCCGTGCGTGCCGACGCCTCCCTGCGCGCCGACGCCTCCCTGCGCGCCGACGCCTCCCTGCGCGCTGACGCCTCCGGGAGCGCGCGCGCGAGGGAGAGCGAGGGGAGGTGGCGCGCGGGGCCCTGAGGTACCggtcgccgccgccgcggccatGGCGGTGATGGCGgagccgccgcggcggccgcgATCGCTGTTCCTGGGCGGGCTGGCCGCCGCCTACCTCGCCGCCTTCACCTCGCTCTACGTCCAGATCCCCGGtacggcggcggcggggcggcggcggggcggggggtcgGCCCGTCCCCGCGCTGTGCGGGGGGCACCGGAGGCCGGGTAGGCCCCGCcgggggcagcgcggcccgggctgcggcgggcggtCGGGGCTGCTCCTCCCGGAGCCGGTGTGGGTccggtgctggggtggggaagcggggagggccgggccgCAGCCGCCACCTCCCTCCGGTGCCCTCGCTGGGTGCCCGGTCGTCCCCCCCACCGCCTGCGGgaccccccgggggggggaTGCGGAgccccccggtgccacccccGCGGCTACCCCGGGAGCTGCGCATCCCGCTGCCGGGCTTGGCTCGCCCTGCCCTCGGTAGTGGCTCTGCCCTCAGGCTCCAGCTTCCCGTTTTTCCTACCCGGGAGCCGGCGTCAGGCCGGGTTGTGCCCTGCCCTGAGCACCGGGGAGAGCGGGAGccaccccccaaccccaccccgggggtctcgggggctgccccacagctttGCAGCCCGTCCCCGGTGCCCCACGGCGCACAGGCCTGCCCGCACGGATCtccgctgccagcagcaggcagggcgtTCGTCTCCCTTCTACGTGGCCAAGCTGCCGGGCTCCACGTGGGCTCTTCCCACCGCTGCTCCCTTCCCAGTTTTCACAAGGAAAACGGGGAAAAACTCAGCCACGGCCCCCCTGTGCCAGCGCCTCGACGAGCGGGGGGCTGCCGCAGAGACTTCGTCTCTGCGGCAGCCCCCCGCTCGTCGAGGCGCTCCCGCTTCCGCCGCTTTATCCCCGCTTGTCACCGTCTCTTTTTCCAGGGCTGTACGGGAGAGACGGCATCCTGCCTGCCCGCAAAGTGCTGCGCCTCAGCGGGAAGGGGCTGCGGGAGCAGCTGTGGGATCTTCCCACCCTGCTGTGGCTCAGCCCCCGCCTGGGTTTGGATACGGAGCTGGGGAtggagctgctctgcctcctCGGCGTGCTTGCCTCCTTCGGCGCCTTGGTGGCCGAGCGCCTGCGGGACAGCCTGCTCTTCGCCCTGCTCTGGGTGCTCTATCTCTCCCTCTACCAGGTACAAGATTTGGGAGGGGGGCCCCTCACAGTGACCCGGAGGGCTCAGAGCCGGGAttgaggagggcaggggggtgaCGTCCTTGCGTTAGCATCGTCCTACGAGCTCCTGGCGCGCTCAGCTTCCCTCATGGAGCTTCGGGAAGGTGCTGGCAGCTCCCTGGCTCGTGTGGGGacctcctgccccatccctgctccagTTCGCGGTGCTTTCCCTGGGATAAAACCCTCCCGGACTTGCTTGCGAATCCGATCCCCGCACCGCTGCGGGGGAAAGCTGCATCCCCTGCGTGCCCACGGCCTCGCCAAGCCCTCCCCAGGCCCTCGTCCCAAGCTCCAGCCCCTttccccgtgtccctgcccgGCTGCAGGAGAGCTCTGTGCCCCCCGCGAGCCGTTTGCGCTCGCTGCTGGCTTCGCGTGGAGGAACTCGGGTGAGTCAGAGTCCGCTAGCGCAggtggcggggggaggagggttTCTCTTCCCTAGGAAACTAGGggaattaaagaagaaaaaaaaccacccatgCTTGGAAATCCCTCCTGGGCTGGGCGGCTGATACCCCACGGGGGAGCTCTCCCACCCTGCCGGAaggcagccccgggcagctGGCAGCGCCGGCGGCCCTCACCGATCCCTGCTGCCGGGGCTCAGGCCGTGTCCAGCGCCGGCGGCTGCAGGGTATCATGGAATCGTTggggttggaaaagcccttcaggatcacccagcccaaccattgacccaacactgccaaggccaccaccaaacccatcaagggcagagtcatcatttcatcttgcctgccttgggggctgcattatttataatgacagtaaaactgggaatcgctgaggttgggaaggatctctaagatcatcagcccagccgtcaccccaacacccccatgcccactgaaccatggcccccagtgccacctctgcccgtgttttgaacccctccagggctggggactcccccacctctctgggcagcctggtccagtgcttggccactcttgccatgaagaaatttctcccaatatccaacctaaacctcccctggtgcagcttgagcccattccctcttgtcccatcgctgttccttgggagaagagaccaagtAGGGTCAAGAAGGGTGCTGGGAGGTCGGGAAAGCAAGGCACCAGCCGTGGGAGTGgcatttcttctgtgctggGGTGCTGCCCTACAGTGCTGTTAccctgtcatagaatcatagaatcatgggatgctttgggtgggcagggcccttcagagcccacccagcccagcccctgcagtgccagggacagctttaaccagcccagggtgctcagagccccgtccagcctggcctgggatgttgccagggatggggcctccaccgcctctctgggcaacctgtgccggTGCTTCACCACCATCAGTGTGAAACATTTCtcccttatatccagtctaaatctctccttctttagtttaaatgtattactccttgtcctgtcacaacaggccttgctaaaaggattgcccccacccttcctaTCGGCCCCTTTAAGGTCCCCTCTGAACCGCTCGCGGCCCCCCCGGCACACGGCTGCGCCCCACGGGAGCTGTTGCGAGCGGCTCCCCTCACgcgggcagccctgccgagCTGCGTGGGCCGTGTTTCGGGCCCCAGCTGGGGCTCCGGAGTGACTCGCTGCCTCGGCAGGGAGGGGAAGTCACGGCCGCGCAGGGACGGGAAACCCTGGATGGCTCCCACCCCTGGGGACTCCGTCTCCCGGCGTGGCTGCGAGGGTGCCGTGCCGCTCGGCGAGGGTGCCGTGCCATTCGGGGAGCGCGGCGTACGCAGCCCCGTGTGCTGGCAGGGCTTTCCTCTCCTCGCTCCCTTTTAAGGTGATGCTGGAGAGAAATtccctgcccctcccctccagccccgccACCCGCCGCGTCTGCAGCCCGGCTGCCGTCGAGCGCAGGacgggcagcgccgcggggctggcagcagccaggcagcgtGGAGATGCCTGCTGCTACCGCTCTCGGCAGCGAGTCGAGGCCGCTGCTCTGCTCCTTGGCTTTGGCCGGTGGTGGGGAACAAGCCGGGAGTGGTCTGCGGCCACTCCTCGGCCCTTTCGCCCCCTCTCCATGCGTGGGGAAGGGTCTGGGGGGCAAACCCGCGCCCCTGGCCCGCCCCGCTCACCACTCTGCTCCCTCTCTCTGCAGGTGGGACAGGTTTTCCTCTACTTCCAGTGGTAAGTCAGCCGCCCAAACCCCAGGGCCGGGAGGGTTGTGTGCCCTGCGGGCGGTGGCGAGCCGGTGAACCGCCTTCGGGAAGCAGTGGCCGGCCCCTCGGTGCGCCGGGGTCTCGGTGCCAGCGCGGCAGGGGCTGAACTGACCGCCCCACGGGGTCTGCAGCCCCGGGGTGGCAGTGAGGGACAGCGATGTTCCCCGCAGGGACAGTCTCCTGCTGGAAGCGGGTTTCCTGGCAGTGCTGGTGGCCCCGCTGCACCTACTGAAGTGGCGGACCACGACCTGGCGCGCCCACGACGGCGTCACATTCTGGCTGGTGCGCTGGCTCCTTTTCCGGCTGATGTTTGCCTCCGGTGTGGTGAAGCTGACCAGCCGCTGCCCGACTTGGTGGGGGCTCACAGGTGAGGGGTgccgcggggcggcgcggcTTTCGGGGCAGGTGTGGGGAGCGGTGGGGCATCACCGCGCGGGCTTCAGGCCgtgcccgccgcgcccgccgcacGGCTccgggcagctgctgccagcgccTCTCCGGCATTTGGCACGGCTCTGCGCCGGCTCTGCCGGCTCCAAGCCGCGTTCCCCGTGCCCCTCGCTGCACCCCTGacccctcctgtcccccccccagctctcacTTATCACTACGAGACCCAGTGCATGCCCACGCCGGGCGCCTGGTTCACCCACCAGCTGCCCGTCTGGTTCCAGAAGTTCAGCGTGGTGGCCACCTACGTCATCGAGATCGCCATCCCGCCCCTCTTCTTCGCCCCCATCCGCCACCTCCGCCTCTTCGCCTTTTACAGCCAGGTGggtgggcagagccgggccTCCCCCAGCTCCGGGTGccgtgggggtccctggggcagtcagCGGGCAGCGGGGATCGGCTCGGTCCGTGGGCAGCGCCGGCTCCTCGCTCCGCGGGCCCTTGCAGGCAGAACTGGCAGCTCCCGGGCTCccctgggagctggggtggCCGTGCTGCTGGCGGCGGGGTGCCTGATGTCctctgtcccccagccctgtgaCACCCCGGCCCTGCCTTGGCTCCTCCCCAGGTCCTGCTGCAGGTCCTCATCATCCTCACGGGTAACTACAACTTCTTCAACATGCTCACCGTCGTCCTGGCCTTCTCCCTCCTGGACGAGGAACACGTGAAGCGCTGGCGGGGCGGCAGCGAGAGGAAGCACGGCAGGAGTGAGTCCCTGGGTGCCCTCTTTGGGGAGGTGGGGTCCCCccttctgccctgcctggggCGGGGAAGGGACGGGCCAGCGTTCCGGCCGCCCGTGGCCGCCCTCCGCCTCAGTGTTGCGAGAGCCGCAGCCGCCTCGCCCGCTCCTCCGTGCCCGCGGGGCGCCTGAGCCGGGGCTGGCGTGTAGCGGCGCGTTggctcctggggcagggacacgTCTCCGAGCGTTGCCCGCTTGCCTTCTCCCCGCCTGGGCTTTCGGGGCACGGTGCGCACCCTCTGTGCGGCGGTGGGTCGGGCTCGCtgagcccccagcagcccccgcaCGGCGTTCAGCGGCCCCGCTCTGCCGCAGCCTGGCCCCCCAGCCTGTGGGCTTTCCTCTCCACCGTGCTGGAGCTCAGCACCTACGGCCTCCTGCTCTACTGGACCATCCAGTGCTTTGGCCTGGAGATCAACTGGGAGAAGAAGCTGCTGGACTCCAAAGTGGGTACGTCACGGCCGTGcccgcgggggctgcccgcccgTTGGCCCCATGGCAGCGCCTgggcccctgcaccccccaagCCTCCTCTCTGACCCCCCTCCGGGTTTTTCCTTCGCTCCAGCTTTCACCTATCACGAGTTCACAACTTGGCTGCGGACGGTGACCCTGCCGCTGGTGGGGCTGGGCTTGCTCTCGCTCTTTTGGGAGATCCTCTCTGCCCTGTACAGGTGGGTGACGGGGGTCCCCCGGGCCTCGCAGCTCTGCGCCAAGAGCTGAGCAGGAACGGGGCGGCCGGTTTGGGTggcccgctgccgcccccgaGGGTGCGATTGGCGTGTGGAGTGACTCTCGGCTCTCGGGAGCTGGCGCGGGGCGCGGACCGGACCCGGGGGCCGCGTGGGATTTTCCTCCGCAGTGTCGGAGCGGGGCTGAGCCCTCCACCGCTTTGGGTGCAGCGTGGGCGGCTCCGAATCCCGCAGCTGGAGCCCCaggccgcggggccgcgcggCTCTGACCCATGTCCTCTCCCTGCCGCAGGTCTGCCTGCGTCCGCGGCTGCTTCTGGAAGCTCTGGGCCACGCTGCAGTGGGCAGTCTTCGCCGCAGCAACCGTGGGGATGTTCACCATCAGCTTGGTGAGCGGGTGGGAAGCgtctggggagggcaggagacGGCAGAGTGCGCATTTATTTCGGGGTACGGGGAGCAGGAGACGGCCTGGGCCCCCCAAGCCACTCCTAGCCGTGGTGATGGGTCCGCTCTCTGCCGCTCCCCAGGTGCCCTTCACCTACATCGACTACGAGTCCAACGGCAAGCTGTGGCCCGGCATCCACCGGATGTTCAACGCGGTCGAACGCTTCCAGCTGGTGAATTCCTACGGGCTCTTCCGCAGGATGACGGGCGTCGGGGGGCGGCCCGAGGTGGTGCTGGAGGGCAGCTACGACAAGCAGACCTGGACGGTGAGTCGCCGTTCCGTAGAATCAcggaatcactgaggttgggaaggatctctaagatcatcagcccagccgtcaccccaacacccccatgcccactaaaccatggcccccagtgccacctctgcccgtgttttgaacccctccagggctggggactcccccacctctctgggcagcctgttccaatacttggccactctttccatgaagaaatttctcccaatatccaacctaaacctcccctggcgcagcttgagcccattccctctcatcccattgctgttccttgggagaagagcccgacccccctccctgccccctcctgccaggagctgcagagcgatcaggtctcccctcagcctcctcttctccaggctgaacacccccagctccctcagccgctccccaccagccctgtgctccagaccctgccccagctccgctgcccttctctggacacgctccagcaccccaatgtccttcttgtgctgaggggcccaaaactgggcacagcattccaggtgcggccccaccagcgccgagcacaggggcacaatcacctccctgctcctgctggccacactgttcctgacacaagccaggatgctgttggccttcttggccacctgggcacactgctggctcacgttcagccgctgtcgaccaacacccccaggtccttttcggccaggcagcttccagccactcttccccaagcctgcagcgctgcatggggttgttgtgacccaagtgcaggcCCCGCACTTGGCCTCGTTGAACCAAGTTCAACAATCGTGTTTGGCACCAAAGGGGCCACGGGGGGGAGGGGCTGAATTGCGGCCGGTCGGGTGCGGTGGCCGGGGACAGGCTCTGAGGGATGGACTCCAGTGGAGCCAAGCATCCCTGTCCCACTGGCTTCACCCTCTCCGGGGCGCTCAGCTGTCCCCCGTCGGCTGTGTCCCTCTGGAAGGAGCCGGTAACCCCAGGAGGTGAGGGGGGCAAATCTGGGGGAGCTCTGCCCCTGTGACAGCGGAGCTGGGGGGGTCCAGGCCGGGTCCCCACTGCTGGAgatccccccccagcccactctgctccctgtccccaggagaTCGAGTTCATGTACAAGCCCGGGAACATCAGCACGGCCCCCCCCGTGGCCGCCCTGCACCAGCCCCGCCTCGACTGGCAAATGTGGTTCGCGGCCCTGGCCCACCATAGCAGCAGCCCCTGGTTCACCAGCTTTGTCTACCGCCTGCTGCAGGGCAAGAAGGAcggtgagtggggctgggggctgtggggcaggtcgtgccggcggctcccggggcCTGGCGCCGCGGCAGAGCCAAGCCCAAGGCCTCGCACCCGGCGGTCGTGCCACGGCAGGGACCCCCGTCCTGCGCGGTGGCCGGGACGGAggcgggggctgcctgggctgaGCCCCCCAAGCAGCAGGCCAGGGGGTCTGCGCTCCAGGCCCTTCCCTGGGGATTCGCGGCCGCTGGGCTCCAGCCCCGCAGGGGTTTGGGGTGTCCCCGCAGCAGTTGGGGTGTCTCTGCAGCGGTTTGGGGTGTCTCCACAGCGGTTGGGGTGTTCCCGCAGCAGTTTGGGGTGTCCCCATATCAGTTTGAGGTGTCCCCGCACGGCTAACACCTATGTCTCCGGCAGTGATCCACCTGGTGCAGATCGACGAGTCCCGGTACCCCTTCAGCACCCAGCCGCCCATCTACATCCGCGCCCAGCTCTACAAGTACTGGTTCACCAGCAGCGACGAGGGCAGGTGAGCGGGAGCGGGACGGGCGCGCCGGTGCCTGCACCCCCTCCGCAGCCACGCTCCACCCCCCAGAGCCGACGCGACCCCGCATCATAGACTCATGGAGTCGTTGAGGTTGGCCAAGCCCTTCAagatcccccagcccaaccattgacccaacactgccaaggccaccaccaaacccatcaagggcagagtcatcatttcatcttgcctgccttgggggctgcattatttataatgacagtaaaactgggaatcactgaggttgggaaggatctctaagatcatcagcccagccgtcaccccaacacccccatgcccactaaaccatggcccccagtgccacctctgcccatttacTCCACCTACATCGACGCACAGACGGCGCAGTCGCGTGCACTGTGCTCAGGCagctcggggtgggggggcgcgGGGTGGGGGCCTGAATTTGGGAGATGCTTCTCACTCGGCTAATTGGCTCGTTAACTCGGCGAGCGCATCGGTGCCCCCAGCTCCGCTTCGGCAAGGCTGGGCGCTGACGTCTCCCATCCCGCAGCGAGGGGCCCGTGCCGTGGTGGCGGCGGCAGCACGTGCAGGAGTTCTTCCCCGCCGTCTCCCTGGGTGACCCCACGCTGGAGAGCCTGCTCAACCAGCATGGGATGAAGGTAAGGCCTCGCGCCGCGACCGCGCCACGCTCCGTGCCGCCGGCGGAGCCGAGGGGCtgccctgacacccccccccgccgccccggccccctcgcCCCGCAGGACAAGACGCCGCTGAAGCGTTCGGCGGACGCCTTTCTGCCCCGGCTGCTGCAGTTCCTCCGCCAGCTCAgccgccccttccccgcccccgTCATCCTCTGGTCCCTGTACTTCGTGGCAACCACCGTCTGCCTCCTGCGAGCCCTGGGCCCCCGGCCACGGGGagctgcacccccagcccgccACAAAGGCCCCAGGCGGGGGGAGCACGCGGACCGGGGGGGGCGGTGAGAAGAACGGGCAAGCGCGGCGGAAGGAAGCCaaagaggcagaggagaaaagcgagggccgggcccggggcgcggcggccgaCGGCAATGGCCTGCGTGGcaccaagaaaaagaagtagcggccggagccgccggcccggggcccCGTCTTCCACCCAGTGACTGATGGCGCTGCCGGCgggccccgctgcctcccctctCCCGGCTGCCCGTCCCTGCCGACACGCCGCCTGCCCCGGCGCAAGCTCGCCGCTCTCTGCCCTGCCGGTGCCTTCGCGCGGTCGGCGCTCGCCGACAGCGGAGACGGGGCAGCTCCGTCGCCTCCGCCCCGGGCCGGAGCTGCCCCCACTGTCCCCCTCGCCCCGTCCTGGGTTGTGCCGGGCTGCGGCAGCGTGCTCTGCGCTGGCCGGAGCGGCTTTGGGCAGCCGCGGCAAGGCAGCGTGAGCCCCCCCAGGATCCTGCCCAGCCCCCTCGGCTGTCCCTGACCAGTGCTGGGGCAGTTCGGGGTGCTGGGGCGGTTTGGggtgctccccccgccccggggatCCCGCCCAGCCCCCTCGGCTGCCCCCGACCAGTGCCAGGGCAGTTTGGggtgctccccctgccccggggatCCTGCCCGGCCCCCTTGGCTG
Encoded here:
- the LMF2 gene encoding LOW QUALITY PROTEIN: lipase maturation factor 2 (The sequence of the model RefSeq protein was modified relative to this genomic sequence to represent the inferred CDS: deleted 1 base in 1 codon), coding for MAVMAEPPRRPRSLFLGGLAAAYLAAFTSLYVQIPGLYGRDGILPARKVLRLSGKGLREQLWDLPTLLWLSPRLGLDTELGMELLCLLGVLASFGALVAERLRDSLLFALLWVLYLSLYQVGQVFLYFQWDSLLLEAGFLAVLVAPLHLLKWRTTTWRAHDGVTFWLVRWLLFRLMFASGVVKLTSRCPTWWGLTALTYHYETQCMPTPGAWFTHQLPVWFQKFSVVATYVIEIAIPPLFFAPIRHLRLFAFYSQVLLQVLIILTGNYNFFNMLTVVLAFSLLDEEHVKRWRGGSERKHGRTWPPSLWAFLSTVLELSTYGLLLYWTIQCFGLEINWEKKLLDSKVAFTYHEFTTWLRTVTLPLVGLGLLSLFWEILSALYRSACVRGCFWKLWATLQWAVFAAATVGMFTISLVPFTYIDYESNGKLWPGIHRMFNAVERFQLVNSYGLFRRMTGVGGRPEVVLEGSYDKQTWTEIEFMYKPGNISTAPPVAALHQPRLDWQMWFAALAHHSSSPWFTSFVYRLLQGKKDVIHLVQIDESRYPFSTQPPIYIRAQLYKYWFTSSDEGSEGPVPWWRRQHVQEFFPAVSLGDPTLESLLNQHGMKDKTPLKRSADAFLPRLLQFLRQLSRPFPAPVILWSLYFVATTVCLLRALGPRPRGAAPPARHKGPRRGETRTGGGGEKNGQARRKEAKEAEEKSEGRARGAAADGNGLRGTKKKK